The Linepithema humile isolate Giens D197 chromosome 2, Lhum_UNIL_v1.0, whole genome shotgun sequence genome has a segment encoding these proteins:
- the PlexB gene encoding plexin-B, which translates to MRFLGFTQSFPKSPTVLLPFHRLSLSSMSVATWFLVILATAAIDTPASTVPPIQDNRSPHIIAQFPTLENGQHYGHFPLDANATREGILRFNHLTVDPSSGRLYAGAVNRLFQLNSNLTLEEYVSTGPRLDNPQCHATGCNSRDITPSLMNNVNKLLIADLEQKMIFACGSLLQGACEKYNMLNISLKPEFLPLSVAANDENSSTYAFIGPEKYNPWGQTNILYVGTTFTNKGDYRHDVPAISSRKLDRLDFAEYTFNKQSIVYIDVKYRDHFLVKYVYGFNASDYAYFVLVQKQSYLPEQEELGYISRLARSCISDPNYDSYTEVTLQCMVDGGDGKLYNYNLVQDAKVAAAGSDLAMQLGISVGDPIFVSVFSPSRGITNEPLPHSAVCVYSLQDIETKFNENIHMCFNGSIKYRNMGYVSGPIQDGKCPTAGTTGNILNFCEVGLKISGVSPIIGQAILQFSDTFVTSVTVANTESHTVAFLGTNNGVIKKVLLSGAEAFVYESVTVDKGQKLLPDTLISPDGEYIYALSTSRISKVKVEHCSGYTNCSSCLDAKDPYCGWCSLEKRCTVRGDCQKASRSSPRWLSLGTGQQCIDFEQVLPDRMPINQMTTVQLTIRTLPELPAGANYKCVFGNAEPIDALMTGFGLSCPTPPVMERPSIPEGADHALVPLSVRSSETNKDFVSRNFAFFDCSRHTVCTECVKSQWACSWCVYDNKCTHNTSCQGIILGENQKQVNLAAHGAQYCPRFVERKEPLMLPNSVPKEIVLEVENLPHPQVGHSGFQCIVSIEHANLKVQARVDSSRFIVCDKTVYSYEETTGKYEAEVTVVWNTNHHVDKTTIILYKCEVLGSHREHADCSLCVTRDARYECTWCGNSCVYRHSCLQSPFTECPKPRIDMIKPLSGPIEGGTLVTIEGSNLGLKESDVEGKIRIGNTPCNLVDYEVSVRIVCRTGRHEATDAATVVVGNDAGFTESAVLFNYKDIRLSGVYPSVGPQSGGTQLAITGKYLNIGSTISAYLDELPCHVNATQASSTRLTCVTSKSGRVRRIHRLTLSIDGANRTLAENPFNYTHDPTIMEIKPLRSFASGGRMITVHGTNLDTIQKPEMEVYFDNELLPVNRTVCTVLNPTQMECPSPSVAKRFTSIRRSERSAATNAQGTSSPHSLRLKESQLSLKIAFVMDNVESVRDLEKHFQSLRNRLYYVEDPKFFPFPQNVKLYKGDTLVIEGENLNYASDESDVNVTVGIMPCNVTSLAHTQLVCTPPDQQPADTDELGIKTESGLPLVVVRVGRSLRFPIGFLRYEVIKSYPIPPEAIAGIAAGTFGLIFLFVLVLVIYRRKSTQAEREYRRIQIQMDTLESNVRMECKQAFAELQTDMTDLTADLESSGIPTLDHKNYIMKVFFPGVIDHPILNDPRSRSNISRTNYDAAMIQFEQLVNNKYFVLTFIETLEAQKDFNIRDKVNVASLLMVVLMGKMEYATDILMNLLLRLIDKAVNTKHPQLMLRRTESVVEKMLTNWMALCMYNYLKDYAGSSLFLLFKAIKHQIEKGPVDVITHDARYSLSEERLLREQIEHTIVTLHVVQDDLDEKIQCKVLDCDTISQVKSKILDALYKNTPFSLRPSVHDVDLEWRHGRGGHLTLQDEDLTTKCCGEWKKINTLAHYGVKESAVMSLIPRQNDGFSVACKPPCHNCKPSHYHPQQQQPPIHPHHPPHHHLHRHSNHCSSTHLPSTPNHGLISPVMYNHPVSGLYFDSQHSPPIITANGDVESGHGGNQRLYHLVRPIEDVHYPPGLGFTGSSKHHHPERTHKAIPEIFLTRLLSTKGTVQKFVDDFLNTILTANEALPSAVKWLFDLLDEAAKQHGIVDPEVPHAWKSNSLPLRFWVNFIKNPDFMFDINKSTTVDSSLSVIAQTFMDSCSMTEHRLGKDSPSNKLLFAKDIPHYREKVGRFYTEVQRLPQITDQEMSSAMQQLSASHANEFDVIAALKELYIYVSKYYEQILEALETDAGCRKLHLAHRLENVACTLEGEETSAC; encoded by the exons GTTCCTCCCTCTCAGCGTGGCAGCCAATGACGAGAATTCCTCCACATACGCTTTCATCGGACCCGAGAAGTACAATCCGTGGGGACAGACGAACATACTCTACGTGGGGACAACGTTCACTAATAAAGGGGATTACCGTCATGATGTACCCGCCATCTCCAGCCGAAAACTCGACCGGTTAGATTTCGCCGAGTACACGTTCAACAAACAGTCGATCGTGTACATCGACGTCAAGTATCGCGATCACTTTCTGGTGAAATACGTATACGGCTTTAATGCGAGCGACTATGCGTATTTCGTCCTGGTGCAGAAGCAGTCGTATCTGCCTGAGCAAGAGGAATTGGGATACATCTCCAGACTGGCGCGAAGCTGCATAAGCGACCCTAATTATGACAGCTACACGGAAGTGACGCTGCAATGTATGGTCGATGGTGGGGACGGGAAGTTGTATAATTACAACTTGGTACAAGACGCGAAAGTGGCAGCGGCGGGCAGCGATCTGGCCATGCAACTCGGCATCTCCGTCGGCGATCCTATATTCGTCTCCGTATTTTCACCTAGCAGAGGTATCACAAACGAGCCCCTGCCGCACTCGGCGGTTTGCGTCTACAGCCTGCAGGACATCGAGACCAAATTCAACGAAAATATCCATATGTGTTTCAACGGCAGCATCAAGTATCGGAATATGGGATACGTCAGCGGCCCTATACAGGACGGAAAGTGCCCTACGGCCGGT ACCACGGGAAACATTCTCAACTTTTGCGAAGTCGGATTGAAGATCTCGGGCGTATCGCCGATCATAGGCCAAGCCATCCTGCAATTCTCTGATACGTTTGTCACCTCGGTGACTGTTGCGAACACCGAAAGCCACACTGTAGCATTCCTCGGCACGAACAATGGCGTTATCAAGAAGGTTTTGCTTTCCGGAGCCGAGGCATTCGTCTATGAAAGCGTCACCGTTGATAAGggacaaaaattattgcccGACACATTAATCTCGCCGGACGGCGAATATATCTACGCGCTGTCCACTTCGAGGATATCGAAAGTGAAAGTGGAGCATTGTAGCGGTTACACCAACTGCAGCAGTTGCCTCGATGCGAAGGATCCTTACTGTGGCTGGTGCTCTTTAGAAAAAAG ATGTACAGTAAGAGGGGATTGTCAAAAAGCAAGTCGCAGCAGTCCACGATGGTTGTCTTTGGGCACAGGTCAGCAGTGCATCGATTTCGAGCAGGTTTTGCCCGACCGAATGCCCATTAATCAGATGACCACGGTGCAATTAACAATTAGAACTTTGCCCGAATTACCAGCGGGCGCTAATTACAAGTGCGTTTTTGGTAATGCTGAGCCAATAGACGCACTGATGACCGGTTTCGGACTTTCCTGTCCCACGCCACCTGTCATGGAGAGGCCCAGTATCCCCGAGGGCGCCGATCACGCGCTCGTGCCGCTGTCTGTGCGCTCGAGCGAGACGAATAAGGATTTCGTTTCGCGTAACTTTGCATTTTTCGACTGTTCGAGACACACTGTGTGCACCGAGTGTGTAAAGTCGCAATGGGCGTGCAGCTGGTGCGTCTACGACAACAAGTGCACCCACAACACTAGTTGTCAGGGCATCATATTGGGCGAAAAC CAAAAGCAAGTCAATCTAGCCGCGCATGGCGCGCAGTACTGTCCGAGATTCGTGGAACGCAAGGAACCATTGATGCTACCGAATAGCGTACCCAAAGAGATAGTGCTCGAGGTGGAGAACCTGCCGCATCCGCAGGTAGGCCACAGTGGCTTTCAGTGCATCGTCAGCATCGAGCATGCCAATCTGAAGGTGCAGGCGCGCGTGGACAGCAGTCGTTTTATCGTGTGCGACAAGACCGTGTACTCGTACGAGGAGACCACCGGCAAATACGAGGCCGAGGTGACGGTCGTCTGGAACACGAATCACCATGTGGACAAGACCACGATAATTTTGTACAAGTGCGAGGTGCTCGGCTCGCATCGCGAGCACGCGGATTGTTCCCTGTGCGTGACGCGGGATGCTCGGTACGAGTGTACTTGGTGCGGAAACAGTTGCGTGTACCGGCACTCGTGTCTGCAGTCGCCGTTCACCGAGTGCCCGAAGCCGCGGATAGACATGATCAAGCCGCTGAGCGGACCGATCGAGGGCGGTACGCTGGTGACGATCGAGGGCAGCAATCTCGGGCTGAAGGAGAGTGACGTGGAGGGGAAGATACGCATCGGTAACACCCCGTGCAACCTGGTGGACTACGAAGTGTCGGTGCGCATCGTTTGCCGCACCGGCCGGCACGAGGCCACGGACGCGGCGACCGTTGTGGTGGGGAACGACGCCGGATTCACGGAGAGCGCGGTATTGTTCAATTACAAGGACATACGCTTGTCGGGCGTGTATCCGTCGGTTGGACCGCAGAGCGGCGGGACGCAGCTGGCCATCACCGGTAAGTATCTGAACATCGGTAGTACGATATCGGCGTATCTGGACGAGCTGCCGTGCCACGTGAACGCGACCCAAGCGAGCAGCACGAGGCTGACTTGCGTGACGAGCAAGTCCGGCCGTGTCAGACGGATTCACAGGTTGACGCTGAGCATCGACGGCGCGAATCGCACTCTCGCGGAAAATCCGTTCAATTACACCCACGATCCCACCATCATGGAAATCAAGCCGTTGAGAAGCTTCGCGTCGGGCGGTCGCATGATCACCGTGCACGGAACGAATCTGGACACGATTCAAAAGCCCGAGATGGAGGTTTACTTCGACAACGAGTTGCTGCCGGTGAACAGAACCGTCTGCACCGTCCTGAATCCCACGCAAATGGAATGTCCGAGTCCGAGCGTCGCCAAGAGATTCACGTCGATCCGACGCAGTGAACGCTCGGCAGCCACCAATGCTCAGGGCACCTCGTCGCCGCACTCGTTGAGGCTGAAGGAGTCCCAGCTGTCTCTCAAGATCGCCTTCGTGATGGACAACGTGGAAAGCGTGAGGGATCTGGAGAAGCATTTTCAAAGTCTGCGCAACCGACTGTACTACGTCGAGGATCCGAAATTCTTCCCGTTCCCGCAGAACGTCAAGCTTTACAAAGGCGACACGCTGGTGATCGAGGGCGAGAATCTCAATTACGCCAGCGACGAGTCCGACGTGAACGTCACCGTGGGCATCATGCCCTGCAACGTCACCTCCCTCGCGCACACGCAGTTGGTCTGCACGCCGCCGGATCAGCAGCCCGCCGACACCGACGAGCTCGGCATCAAGACCGAGAGCGGGTTGCCGCTGGTGGTGGTGCGCGTCGGTCGCAGCTTACGCTTTCCCATCGGCTTCTTGCGCTACGAGGTGATTAAATCGTATCCGATACCGCCGGAAGCGATCGCGGGCATCGCCGCGGGCACCTTCGGTCTCATCTTCCTCTTCGTGCTGGTGCTGGTGATCTATCGGCGTAAGAGCACGCAGGCGGAGCGCGAATACAGGCGCATACAGATACAGATGGACACGCTGGAGAGCAACGTGCGGATGGAGTGCAAGCAGGCGTTCGCCGAACTGCAGACGGATATGACGGATTTGACCGCGGATCTCGAATCATCCGGCATACCCACCCTCGATCACAAGAACTACATCATGAAGGTGTTCTTCCCCGGAGTGATAGATCATCCGATATTGAACGATCCGCGCTCGCGCAGCAACATCTCGCGGACCAACTACGACGCGGCGATGATACAGTTCGAGCAGCTCGTCAACAATAAGTATTTCGTGCTGACGTTTATAGAAACCCTGGAGGCTCAGAAGGACTTTAATATCAGGGACAAGGTGAACGTCGCCTCCTTGCTCATGGTGGTTCTAATGGGTAAGATGGAATACGCCACTGACATCCTGATGAATCTGCTGCTGCGACTGATCGACAAAGCGGTGAACACGAAGCATCCGCAACTGATGCTGAGAAGAACAGAATCCGTCGTGGAGAAGATGCTCACGAATTGGATGGCGCtttgtatgtataattatctAAAGGATTACGCCGGCTCGTCTCTATTTCTGCTGTTCAAGGCGATCAAACATCAGATCGAGAAGGGACCGGTGGACGTGATCACGCACGACGCGAGATACTCTCTGTCGGAGGAGAGGCTTCTGCGCGAGCAGATCGAGCACACGATCGTCACGCTGCACGTGGTGCAGGACGATCTCGACGAGAAGATACAGTGCAAGGTGTTGGACTGCGACACCATAAGCCAAGTGAAGTCGAAGATCCTCGACGCGTTGTACAAGAATACTCCGTTCTCACTCAGGCCGTCCGTACACGACGTCGATCTGGAGTGGCGGCACGGTCGTGGCGGTCACCTGACTCTCCAGGACGAAGATCTCACGACCAAGTGCTGCGGCGAGTGGAAGAAGATCAACACGCTGGCGCACTACGGCGTCAAGGAGTCGGCGGTGATGTCGTTGATCCCGCGGCAGAACGACGGCTTCTCCGTGGCGTGCAAGCCGCCCTGCCACAACTGCAAGCCCTCGCATTACCAtccgcagcagcagcaaccgCCGATCCATCCGCATCATCCGCCGCACCATCACCTACATCGACACTCAAATCACTGTTCGTCCACGCATCTTCCATCCACGCCCAATCACGGGCTGATCAGTCCTGTAATGTACAATCATCCCGTGAGCGGCTTGTACTTCGACTCGCAGCACTCGCCGCCGATCATAACGGCGAACGGCGACGTCGAAAGCGGCCACGGCGGCAATCAACGGCTGTATCATCTGGTGAGGCCTATCGAAGACGTGCACTATCCGCCCGGTTTAGGCTTCACCGGCAGCAGCAAGCATCACCATCCCGAACGGACGCACAAAGCGATCCCGGAGATATTCCTCACGCGATTGCTGTCGACGAAGGGCACTGTGCAGAAGTTCGTCGACGATTTTCTAAACACCATTCTGACCGCGAACGAGGCGCTGCCCAGCGCGGTCAAATGGCTGTTCGATCTCCTCGACGAGGCCGCCAAGCAGCACGGCATCGTTGACCCGGAGGTGCCGCACGCGTGGAAGTCGAACAGCCTGCCGCTGCGATTCTGGGTGAACTTTATCAAGAATCCGGATTTCATGTTCGACATCAACAAGTCCACGACGGTGGACTCGAGTCTATCCGTGATTGCGCAGACGTTCATGGACTCGTGCTCGATGACGGAACACAGACTGGGCAAGGACTCGCCGTCTAACAAGCTGCTCTTCGCTAAGGACATACCGCACTATCGCGAGAAAGTGGGTCGATTCTACACGGAGGTGCAGAGACTGCCGCAGATCACCGACCAGGAAATGTCTAGTGCCATGCAGCAACTGAGCGCGTCTCACGCCAACGAGTTCGACGTGATCGCGGCGCTGAAAGAGCTCTACATCTATGTCAGCAAGTATTATGAACAA ATCCTAGAGGCCTTGGAGACAGATGCGGGCTGTCGCAAACTACACCTAGCTCATAGACTAGAAAACGTAGCGTGCACGCTCGAGGGAGAAGAGACCAGTGCCTGCTGA
- the LOC105679071 gene encoding integrator complex subunit 12-like codes for MTQLELDPQFTQGLRLLHSTNKDSAEQLRALLDEAIKQKYGPSKMLSNVLHKKYMMEEPVLSDHSSSSSKKSKSSSKHSSKSSKNSSPVNLPARDTPPDILQTDETLALEILEDDLTCVICKGMDVGARNRLVECQECHSLYHQECHVPHILDSQIDVPKQMWYCSNCSKSQVSKERSSPKTVIESKSKEQKKPSSSSGTKAVVPNIHIISADKRLKDMMKKAKQDKRNATGATSSKSSSSSSLALSSAKSSQDKSLLYKIKSGAE; via the exons ATGACTCAACTAGAATTGGATCCACAATTCACACAGGGGTTGCGTCTCTTGCATTCCACTAACAAGGACTCTGCAGAGCAGCTGAGAGCTCTGCTAGATGAAGCAATTAAGCAGAAATATGGACCATCCAAAATGCTCTCCAATGTGCTACATAAAAAG TACATGATGGAAGAACCAGTATTGAGCGATCACAGTAGCAGTAGTAGTAAAAAAAGCAAAAGCTCGTCTAAGCACTCGAGTAAATCGAGCAAGAATAGTTCACCTGTTAATCTGCCAGCACGCGACACACCACCGGATATCCTTCAGACAGACGAGACACTAGCATTGGAGATTTTAGAAGATGATCTCACGTGTGTCATTTGCAAAGGGATGGATGTCGGCGCAAGAAATAGACTTGTAGAATGTCAAGAGTGTCATTCTTTGTATCATCAGGAATGTCATGTTCCACATATTTTGGATTCACAGATAGATGTGCCGAAGCAAATGTGGTATTGCTCTAACTGTTCAAAGTCTCAG GTATCGAAAGAAAGAAGTTCGCCAAAGACTGTGATAGAAAGCAAATCTAAAGAGCAGAAAAAGCCCAGTTCAA gcAGTGGAACTAAGGCAGTGGTACCAAACATCCATATTATAAGTGCAGATAAAAGACTGAAAGATATGATGAAGAAAGCTAAACAAGACAAACGGAATGCGACTGGTGCCACAAGTTCAAAAAGCTCTTCATCCAGTTCGCTTGCATTGTCCTCAGCCAAATCTTCTCAAGACAAATCgttattatataagataaaatcaGGAGCAGAGTGA